From Salinirubellus salinus, the proteins below share one genomic window:
- a CDS encoding lactate 2-monooxygenase produces MSDPETVHENIGNRKLKEIYRKGMLEGEAPDLPVSFEDIREAAWENMSEEGRAYVHGGSGGEETFERNKDFSKWRIVPRMLRGVAERDLSVEFLGEEYDWPLLVTPLGVQTLLHDDAEHATARAASDLNVPFILSSLSSTPMEEVAEELGDTPKWFQFYWSSNHDIAKSFLDRAEAAGYDAIVLTVDAPTLGWRERLVARGYYPFMAGEGVANYFSDPEFRAALDETPEEDPSAAVDYFLDIFGDSSLQWDDLEFVFENTDLPVIIKGVLHPEDARLAIEHGAAAVDVSTHGGRQVDGSISAIEALPAIVEEVDGEVPVFFDSGVRRAKDAFKALALGADSVFLGRPWAYGLAMAGERGVRHVLENFLAELDLTMGLAGCASVDEVDRSTLKHETELEP; encoded by the coding sequence ATGAGTGACCCGGAGACGGTCCACGAGAACATCGGGAACCGGAAACTGAAGGAGATCTACCGGAAGGGGATGCTGGAGGGCGAGGCGCCGGACCTGCCGGTTTCGTTCGAGGACATCCGCGAGGCGGCGTGGGAGAACATGAGCGAGGAGGGCCGCGCGTACGTCCACGGGGGGTCCGGGGGCGAGGAGACGTTCGAGCGGAACAAGGACTTCTCGAAGTGGCGCATCGTCCCGCGGATGCTGCGTGGGGTGGCCGAGCGCGACCTCTCGGTCGAGTTCCTCGGCGAGGAGTACGACTGGCCGCTGCTGGTGACCCCGCTGGGGGTGCAGACGCTGCTCCACGACGACGCCGAACACGCCACCGCGCGGGCGGCGTCGGACCTGAACGTCCCGTTCATCCTCTCGTCGCTCTCCTCGACGCCGATGGAGGAGGTGGCCGAGGAGCTGGGTGACACGCCGAAGTGGTTCCAGTTCTACTGGTCCTCGAACCACGACATAGCGAAGTCGTTCCTCGACCGCGCTGAGGCGGCGGGCTACGACGCCATCGTCCTCACCGTCGACGCGCCGACGCTCGGGTGGCGCGAGCGACTGGTCGCGCGCGGGTACTACCCGTTCATGGCGGGTGAGGGCGTCGCGAACTACTTCTCGGACCCCGAGTTCCGCGCGGCGCTCGACGAGACGCCCGAGGAGGACCCCTCGGCGGCCGTCGACTACTTCCTCGACATCTTCGGTGACTCGTCGCTCCAGTGGGACGACCTGGAGTTCGTCTTCGAGAACACCGACCTGCCCGTGATAATCAAGGGCGTCCTACACCCCGAGGACGCGCGCCTCGCCATCGAACACGGGGCGGCCGCGGTGGACGTCTCCACACACGGCGGCCGACAGGTCGACGGCTCCATCTCGGCCATCGAGGCGCTCCCGGCCATCGTGGAGGAGGTGGACGGCGAGGTGCCCGTCTTCTTCGACTCGGGCGTGCGGCGCGCGAAGGACGCGTTCAAGGCGCTCGCGCTCGGTGCGGACAGCGTCTTCCTCGGCCGGCCGTGGGCCTACGGGCTGGCGATGGCCGGCGAACGCGGGGTCCGGCACGTGCTGGAGAACTTCCTCGCGGAGCTGGACCTCACGATGGGGCTGGCCGGCTGTGCGAGCGTCGACGAGGTGGACCGCTCCACCCTCAAGCACGAGACGGAACTGGAGCCGTAG
- a CDS encoding AAA family ATPase: MVEALAVASGKGGTGKTTSTLALGMALATDYDVTVIDADTGMANLLFHAGLDDVETTLHDVLIEGGAAVREATYDRFGMRVVPCGTSLAAFEAADPERLRAAVADLASDTDVLLLDSPAALGSKSAVLPVVLADRVVVVLQPTIPALSDGLKVQEYATSYGTGTAGVVFNRVREDEPIERIADRAGEYFEGPTLAAVPESDAARGARRAGLPLLEHAPESDAARAFRDAARALDVRAGDSDAVADRFRHAVIPQPP; this comes from the coding sequence ATGGTTGAGGCGCTCGCCGTCGCCAGCGGCAAGGGCGGCACCGGGAAGACGACGAGTACGCTCGCGCTCGGGATGGCGTTAGCGACGGACTACGACGTGACGGTCATCGACGCGGACACGGGGATGGCGAACCTGCTGTTCCACGCGGGACTGGACGACGTGGAGACGACACTCCACGACGTGCTCATCGAGGGCGGGGCCGCGGTCCGCGAGGCGACCTACGACCGGTTCGGGATGCGGGTCGTCCCCTGCGGGACCAGCCTCGCGGCGTTCGAGGCGGCCGACCCCGAGCGCCTGCGCGCCGCGGTGGCGGACCTCGCGAGCGACACCGACGTACTCCTGCTCGACTCCCCGGCCGCCCTCGGGTCGAAGTCCGCGGTGCTGCCGGTCGTCCTCGCCGACCGCGTGGTGGTCGTCCTCCAGCCCACGATCCCGGCGCTCTCGGACGGCCTGAAGGTCCAGGAGTACGCCACCTCCTACGGGACGGGGACGGCGGGTGTCGTCTTCAACCGCGTGCGCGAGGACGAACCCATCGAGCGTATCGCCGACCGCGCGGGCGAGTACTTCGAGGGACCGACGCTCGCCGCCGTCCCCGAGAGCGACGCCGCCCGTGGCGCTCGCCGGGCCGGCCTCCCCCTGCTCGAACACGCCCCCGAGAGCGACGCCGCCCGCGCGTTCCGGGACGCCGCGCGAGCCCTCGACGTCCGAGCGGGCGACTCCGACGCGGTGGCCGACCGGTTCCGCCACGCCGTCATCCCCCAGCCGCCGTGA
- a CDS encoding b(o/a)3-type cytochrome-c oxidase subunit 1, whose amino-acid sequence MVRYCFAVAFLALGAGGLFGVIQALHRTGIYRGFIANQDYYTILTGHGVLLVLVFTTFFIAGLFLWAVTDSLDTPVASEWTTKLWFRLMLLGTLLAGTAILGGLTDLVPVSADVLFTFYAPLAAHPIFYIGAALIIVGSWVAGINYFRTFFSWRQDNADARIPLRTFMVLVTMLMWFIATMGVAVEVVFFLIPWSLGLISQVDPLLTRTLFWFFGHPVVYFWLMPAYLVWYTILPKLAGGRLFSDGLARIVFVLFLLLSTPVGFHHQYVDPGIPEGFKFVAMTNTMFLLLPSLLTAFTVVASIEHGARQRGGTGLLGWLKALPWDNPAFSASALAGLMFAAGGFSGMINAGMNINYLVHNTLWVPGHFHLTVGTAAALTFMGISYWLVPQVTGRPLGLRSWASAQPFVWFIGMVLMSNAMHRAGLAGVPRRTAVPQYEGFEYVSAYGSYAEMRIQIALGGVLLFVSLLMFLAVMWDTYMNPKGGRLTVNSELPAALSGPEASPKVLDNLWLWAGIAVLLVVLAYGLPLASLVGDGLFDPGSAPVPAWLAGLLG is encoded by the coding sequence ATGGTCCGCTACTGCTTCGCGGTGGCGTTCCTCGCACTCGGCGCGGGCGGTCTGTTCGGCGTCATCCAGGCGCTCCACCGGACCGGCATCTACCGCGGCTTCATCGCCAACCAGGACTACTACACCATCCTCACCGGCCACGGCGTGCTCCTGGTGCTGGTGTTCACGACGTTCTTCATCGCCGGGTTGTTCCTCTGGGCGGTGACCGACAGCCTCGATACGCCCGTCGCCAGCGAGTGGACGACGAAGCTCTGGTTCCGCCTGATGCTGCTCGGGACGCTCCTGGCGGGTACCGCCATCCTCGGCGGGCTGACGGACCTCGTCCCGGTGAGTGCGGACGTGCTGTTCACGTTCTACGCACCACTGGCGGCCCACCCCATCTTCTACATCGGGGCGGCGCTCATCATCGTCGGCTCGTGGGTCGCCGGCATCAACTACTTCCGGACGTTCTTCTCGTGGCGGCAGGACAACGCCGACGCGCGCATCCCGCTCCGGACGTTCATGGTGCTGGTGACGATGCTGATGTGGTTCATCGCCACGATGGGTGTCGCCGTCGAGGTGGTGTTCTTCCTCATCCCGTGGTCGCTGGGGCTCATCTCGCAGGTCGACCCGCTGCTGACCCGGACGCTGTTCTGGTTCTTCGGCCACCCGGTCGTCTACTTCTGGCTGATGCCGGCGTACCTCGTCTGGTACACCATCCTGCCGAAACTGGCCGGCGGGCGGCTGTTCAGCGACGGACTGGCACGCATCGTGTTCGTGCTGTTCCTGTTGCTGTCGACCCCGGTCGGCTTCCACCACCAGTACGTCGACCCCGGCATCCCGGAGGGCTTCAAGTTCGTCGCGATGACGAACACGATGTTCCTCCTGCTGCCGTCGCTGCTGACGGCGTTCACCGTCGTCGCCAGCATCGAGCACGGCGCGCGCCAGCGCGGCGGGACCGGCCTGCTCGGCTGGCTGAAGGCGCTGCCGTGGGACAACCCGGCGTTCTCGGCGAGTGCGCTCGCCGGCCTGATGTTCGCCGCCGGCGGCTTCTCCGGCATGATCAACGCCGGCATGAACATCAACTACCTCGTCCACAACACGCTCTGGGTGCCCGGCCACTTCCACCTCACCGTGGGGACCGCGGCGGCCCTGACGTTCATGGGCATCTCCTACTGGCTGGTGCCGCAGGTGACCGGCCGGCCGCTCGGCCTGCGCTCGTGGGCCTCGGCCCAGCCGTTCGTCTGGTTCATCGGGATGGTGCTGATGTCGAACGCGATGCACCGCGCCGGCCTCGCGGGCGTCCCGCGCCGGACCGCCGTCCCGCAGTACGAGGGGTTCGAGTACGTCTCGGCCTACGGGAGCTACGCCGAGATGCGCATCCAGATCGCACTGGGAGGCGTCCTGCTGTTCGTCTCGCTGCTGATGTTCCTCGCGGTGATGTGGGACACCTACATGAACCCGAAGGGCGGGCGGCTGACGGTCAACAGCGAACTGCCCGCGGCGCTCTCGGGGCCCGAAGCGAGCCCGAAGGTGCTCGACAACCTCTGGCTCTGGGCCGGCATCGCGGTGCTGCTGGTCGTCCTCGCGTACGGCCTGCCGCTGGCGAGTCTCGTCGGCGACGGCCTGTTCGACCCCGGTAGCGCGCCCGTCCCGGCGTGGCTCGCCGGGCTACTCGGCTAG
- a CDS encoding cytochrome c oxidase subunit II, whose protein sequence is MEIHRFEKAWLGFALLLIVGLIATITYGAVGPGVAMISDSGGTIDSSALGEHEQFSDPGVRQVGENEYDVYVVAQQFIFRPGTNEPITLPADSTVTFHVASADVIHGFSITGTNVNTMAIPGQVSKITVEFDDPQTYGLVCHEYCGAAHHEMAGTIEVVPQSEFSIEGTDSGVADLTDEDADADGGEN, encoded by the coding sequence ATGGAGATACACAGATTCGAGAAAGCGTGGCTCGGCTTCGCACTGCTGCTCATCGTCGGCCTCATCGCCACCATCACCTACGGCGCCGTCGGCCCCGGTGTGGCGATGATCAGCGACAGTGGCGGCACCATCGACTCGAGCGCGCTCGGCGAGCACGAACAGTTCTCCGACCCCGGCGTCCGCCAGGTCGGAGAGAACGAGTACGACGTCTACGTCGTCGCCCAGCAGTTCATCTTCCGACCGGGGACGAACGAACCCATCACGCTCCCGGCCGACAGCACCGTGACGTTCCACGTCGCCTCGGCCGACGTCATCCACGGGTTCAGCATCACCGGGACGAACGTGAACACGATGGCCATCCCCGGACAGGTCTCGAAGATCACCGTCGAGTTCGACGACCCGCAGACCTACGGGCTGGTCTGTCACGAGTACTGCGGGGCCGCCCACCACGAGATGGCCGGCACCATCGAGGTGGTGCCCCAGTCCGAGTTCTCCATCGAGGGGACCGATAGCGGCGTCGCGGACCTGACCGACGAGGACGCCGACGCCGACGGGGGTGAGAACTGA
- a CDS encoding halocyanin domain-containing protein, with amino-acid sequence MTERRSGEPTGRTGPTRRAFLGGTVAAAGLAAAGTASAQEDGVDFGGWFDDVDNYDGVVDARGQSEVTVDVGAQGNGGAFAFGPAAIRVDPGTTVVFEWTGEGGQHNVLTEEGVSLESELTAEAGFTFEHTFEEEGITTYYCAPHRSLGMKGAVVVGDQGAGPVQLGEPDYGDWFSDVDNYDGTVDLRGQSEVTVDVGAQGNGGAFAFGPAAIRVDPGTTVVFEWTGEGGQHNVLTEEGEELGSELTAEAGFTFEHTFEEEGVTTYYCQPHRALGMKGAVAVGNVGGPAAEEGGVDEAFANRVFGAFGAVLGLMTLPVVAGLLYVYANRRSYRAPEADPATETGFETSAHELTHDEYDPVGTATLIAGYFLILVVMWVFMYFVEFLNNGPTVIG; translated from the coding sequence GTGACGGAGCGCCGGTCGGGCGAACCGACCGGACGGACCGGCCCGACGAGGCGGGCCTTCCTCGGCGGCACCGTGGCTGCAGCGGGGCTGGCCGCCGCGGGAACCGCGAGCGCACAGGAGGACGGCGTCGACTTCGGCGGCTGGTTCGACGACGTCGACAACTACGACGGCGTCGTCGACGCGCGCGGCCAGAGCGAGGTCACCGTCGACGTCGGCGCGCAGGGCAACGGTGGCGCGTTCGCGTTCGGCCCGGCCGCCATCCGCGTCGACCCCGGCACCACCGTCGTCTTCGAGTGGACCGGCGAGGGCGGTCAACACAACGTCCTCACCGAGGAGGGCGTCTCGCTCGAATCGGAGCTGACCGCCGAGGCTGGCTTCACCTTCGAACACACCTTCGAGGAGGAGGGTATCACGACGTACTACTGCGCACCCCACCGCTCGCTCGGGATGAAGGGTGCCGTCGTCGTCGGCGACCAGGGAGCCGGTCCCGTCCAGCTGGGTGAACCCGACTACGGCGACTGGTTCTCGGACGTCGACAACTACGACGGGACCGTCGACCTGCGGGGACAGAGCGAGGTCACCGTCGACGTCGGCGCGCAGGGCAACGGTGGCGCGTTCGCGTTCGGCCCGGCCGCCATCCGCGTCGACCCCGGCACCACCGTCGTCTTCGAGTGGACCGGCGAGGGCGGTCAACACAACGTCCTCACCGAGGAGGGTGAGGAACTCGGCTCGGAACTGACCGCCGAGGCCGGCTTCACCTTCGAACACACCTTCGAGGAGGAGGGTGTGACGACCTACTACTGCCAACCACACCGCGCGCTCGGCATGAAGGGTGCCGTCGCCGTCGGGAACGTCGGTGGCCCCGCGGCCGAGGAGGGAGGTGTCGACGAGGCGTTCGCCAACCGCGTGTTCGGCGCGTTCGGCGCGGTCCTCGGACTGATGACCCTCCCGGTCGTCGCCGGTCTGCTCTACGTCTACGCCAACCGCCGGTCCTACCGGGCCCCGGAGGCGGACCCGGCGACCGAGACCGGCTTCGAGACGTCGGCACACGAACTGACGCACGACGAGTACGACCCGGTGGGCACGGCGACGCTCATCGCGGGGTACTTCCTCATCCTCGTGGTGATGTGGGTGTTCATGTACTTCGTCGAGTTCCTGAACAACGGTCCTACCGTCATCGGCTGA
- a CDS encoding winged helix-turn-helix domain-containing protein, with protein sequence MDSLETTLVQEEGAVEEFDGDPTVVFDALADDTCRRLLIATESPRTAAELRDDLSLPSSTLYRKLNRLLDAGLVREVEQTPTGGNPAHRYQRTVASVDVRLSPGDLPKLWVRYG encoded by the coding sequence ATGGACTCCCTCGAGACGACACTCGTCCAGGAGGAGGGGGCCGTCGAGGAGTTCGACGGCGACCCGACCGTGGTGTTCGACGCGCTCGCCGACGACACCTGTCGGCGACTGCTGATCGCCACGGAGTCACCACGGACGGCCGCCGAACTCCGCGACGACCTGTCCCTGCCCTCCTCGACCCTGTACCGGAAGTTGAACCGACTGCTCGACGCCGGCCTCGTCCGCGAGGTGGAGCAGACCCCGACCGGCGGGAACCCCGCCCACCGGTACCAGCGGACCGTCGCCAGCGTCGACGTCCGCCTCTCGCCCGGTGACCTGCCGAAACTCTGGGTCCGGTACGGCTAG
- a CDS encoding sulfite exporter TauE/SafE family protein — MVTGIASDPGLIVFLAIGVLGGAHCLGMCGPLVTLYADRMGGAATDGGHPTATRTADRGMTFRELRQHLLFNLGRTLSYATIGALLGAVGMVVYDAAALAAVARPVRGVAGVLTGVAIAVAGVAYVRGGTAAGHLPVGSVFGRVTGALTERVDRWVRGPRILALGAVHGLLPCPILYPAFLYALAVGSPLRGGLSLAVLGLGTVPTLLAYGTVFQSLDAGTRQSLHRVLGALFLVLAYVPLSMGLNHLGIPAPMFGIPVYQPL, encoded by the coding sequence ATGGTCACCGGCATCGCGAGTGATCCCGGACTCATCGTCTTCCTCGCCATCGGCGTCCTCGGCGGTGCCCACTGTCTCGGGATGTGTGGGCCACTGGTGACGCTCTACGCCGACCGGATGGGTGGGGCGGCGACCGACGGGGGCCACCCGACCGCCACCCGGACCGCCGACCGGGGGATGACGTTCCGCGAACTCCGCCAGCACCTGCTGTTCAACCTCGGGCGCACCCTCTCGTACGCCACCATCGGCGCCCTGCTCGGGGCCGTCGGGATGGTGGTCTACGACGCGGCCGCCCTCGCGGCCGTCGCCCGTCCCGTCCGCGGCGTCGCGGGCGTCCTCACCGGCGTCGCTATCGCCGTCGCCGGCGTCGCCTACGTCCGGGGCGGCACCGCCGCCGGCCACCTCCCCGTCGGCAGCGTGTTCGGTCGCGTGACCGGTGCCCTGACCGAGCGGGTCGACCGCTGGGTCCGTGGCCCCCGTATCCTCGCGCTGGGCGCCGTCCACGGCCTGCTCCCGTGTCCCATCCTCTACCCCGCGTTCCTCTACGCGCTGGCGGTGGGGTCGCCGCTCCGCGGTGGCCTCTCGCTCGCCGTGCTCGGGCTCGGCACCGTGCCCACCCTGCTGGCCTACGGGACGGTGTTCCAGTCGCTCGACGCGGGGACCCGCCAGTCGCTCCACCGCGTCCTCGGCGCCCTGTTCCTCGTCCTCGCGTACGTCCCGCTCTCGATGGGACTGAACCACCTCGGGATCCCCGCGCCGATGTTCGGCATCCCGGTCTACCAGCCGCTATGA
- a CDS encoding heavy metal translocating P-type ATPase gives MTATPATADPATDPDEGCSLCGLPTPDPPVTEADVDGAFCCRGCLEVARTLDDAESVEDVDRGPDAESVEGDEAFLAVDGMHCATCEAFVEHRATRHEGVRAVEASYASGLVRVVYDEAELAADALTDLLSGTGYTARSVEDGPGTDRTEEVGRLLVGGFFGMMVMCWYVLFLYPTYLGFDSVLFDVRSTSGQYLLWNVAVFAGVVFGYTGYPILRGAYVSLSAGRPNMDLLVALAATTAFVYSTGVLLTGGADVYYDVTVAIVLVVSIGGYYESKVRERAAGHLTDLTEERVREARRRTASGVETVDVDALEPGDEVLVRAGERVPVDGTVVEGPAAVDESLVTGESLPVRKRPGDDVVGGGRVSDGALVVAVGPEATSTADRLVSTLWSVQSSRPGAQRLADRLAAVFVPLVLVVAAGTFAGGLLLGAGPTEAFLSALAVLVVSCPCALGLATPLAVASGVREALERGVVVTNGEVFERAAETDTVVLDKTGTLTTGAMAVTDVVAPDTPREAVLARAAAVEQFADHPVAGAVLAAAPAPETAGAASEFETHPGRGVSATVDGERIVVGRGSLFDERGWSVPDALARRAAAASEAGQVPSLVGWDGTARGLVVAGDRAREGWGSTVSELASEGRRVVVLTGDGEAAARPFREHPDVSEVFAGVPPEGKAAVVERLRADGTVAMVGDGSNDAPALAAADLGIALESGTRLAADAADVVVTTGDLGTVPSVFELTRAARRRVRENLAWAFVYNAVAVPLAVLGLINPLFAAVAMAASSLLVVANSARSMGDGERPAPVGRPEVTGA, from the coding sequence ATGACCGCGACGCCCGCCACCGCCGACCCGGCGACCGACCCGGACGAGGGGTGTTCGCTCTGTGGCCTCCCCACGCCGGACCCGCCCGTCACCGAAGCCGACGTGGACGGGGCGTTCTGCTGCCGGGGCTGTCTGGAGGTGGCCCGGACCCTCGACGACGCCGAGTCAGTCGAGGACGTGGACCGCGGCCCGGACGCCGAGTCCGTCGAGGGCGACGAGGCGTTCCTCGCCGTCGACGGGATGCACTGTGCCACCTGCGAGGCGTTCGTCGAGCACCGCGCGACCCGCCACGAGGGGGTCCGGGCGGTCGAGGCCTCCTACGCCTCCGGCCTCGTGCGGGTGGTCTACGACGAGGCCGAGCTCGCGGCCGACGCGCTCACCGACCTGCTCTCGGGGACGGGCTACACCGCCCGTTCCGTGGAGGACGGCCCCGGTACCGACCGGACCGAGGAGGTGGGCCGCCTGCTCGTCGGCGGCTTCTTCGGGATGATGGTGATGTGCTGGTACGTGCTGTTCCTCTACCCGACGTACCTCGGCTTCGACTCGGTGCTGTTCGACGTCCGGAGCACCTCCGGGCAGTACCTGCTCTGGAACGTCGCGGTGTTCGCGGGGGTCGTCTTCGGCTACACCGGCTACCCCATCCTGCGCGGGGCGTACGTCTCGCTCAGCGCCGGCCGACCGAACATGGACCTGCTCGTCGCGCTCGCGGCGACGACGGCGTTCGTCTACTCGACGGGCGTCCTGCTGACCGGGGGCGCCGACGTCTACTACGACGTGACCGTCGCCATCGTGCTGGTCGTCTCCATCGGGGGCTACTACGAGTCGAAGGTGCGCGAGCGCGCGGCGGGCCACCTCACCGACCTGACCGAGGAACGGGTGCGCGAGGCGCGCCGCCGGACCGCCTCGGGGGTGGAGACGGTCGACGTCGACGCCCTCGAACCGGGTGACGAGGTGCTCGTCCGCGCCGGCGAACGGGTCCCCGTCGACGGCACCGTGGTGGAGGGGCCGGCGGCCGTCGACGAGTCGCTCGTCACCGGCGAGTCGCTCCCGGTCCGCAAGCGCCCGGGCGACGACGTGGTCGGCGGCGGACGGGTCAGCGACGGTGCGCTCGTCGTCGCGGTCGGTCCCGAGGCCACCTCGACGGCCGACCGGCTCGTCTCGACGCTCTGGTCGGTCCAGTCCTCACGGCCGGGCGCCCAGCGCCTCGCCGACCGCCTCGCGGCCGTGTTCGTCCCCCTCGTCCTCGTGGTGGCCGCGGGGACGTTCGCCGGTGGCCTCCTCCTCGGTGCCGGGCCGACCGAGGCGTTCCTCTCGGCGCTCGCCGTGCTGGTCGTCTCCTGTCCGTGTGCGCTCGGGCTCGCCACGCCGCTCGCCGTCGCCAGCGGCGTCCGCGAGGCGCTCGAACGCGGGGTCGTCGTCACGAACGGCGAGGTGTTCGAGCGGGCGGCCGAGACGGACACGGTGGTCCTCGACAAGACGGGGACGCTCACGACGGGCGCGATGGCTGTCACCGACGTGGTGGCTCCCGACACGCCCCGCGAGGCGGTACTGGCCCGCGCGGCGGCCGTCGAGCAGTTCGCCGACCACCCCGTCGCCGGGGCCGTCCTCGCCGCTGCGCCCGCCCCCGAGACTGCCGGGGCGGCGAGCGAGTTCGAGACCCACCCCGGCCGCGGCGTGAGCGCGACCGTCGACGGCGAGCGGATCGTCGTCGGTCGCGGCTCCCTGTTCGACGAGCGGGGCTGGTCGGTCCCCGACGCGCTCGCCCGGCGGGCCGCGGCCGCGAGCGAGGCGGGACAGGTCCCCTCGCTCGTCGGCTGGGACGGCACCGCCCGCGGCCTCGTCGTCGCTGGCGACCGGGCCCGTGAGGGGTGGGGGTCGACCGTCTCGGAACTCGCCAGCGAGGGCCGGCGCGTCGTGGTCCTGACCGGCGACGGCGAGGCGGCCGCCCGCCCCTTCCGCGAGCACCCCGACGTGAGCGAGGTGTTCGCGGGCGTCCCGCCCGAGGGGAAGGCCGCCGTGGTCGAGCGTCTCCGGGCCGACGGGACCGTGGCGATGGTCGGCGACGGGTCGAACGACGCGCCTGCGCTCGCGGCGGCGGACCTCGGTATCGCGCTGGAGTCGGGCACCCGGCTCGCCGCGGACGCGGCCGACGTGGTGGTGACGACGGGCGACCTCGGGACGGTCCCCTCGGTGTTCGAGTTGACCCGAGCGGCCCGGCGCCGGGTCCGTGAGAACCTCGCGTGGGCGTTCGTCTACAACGCGGTCGCGGTGCCGCTGGCGGTGCTCGGTCTCATCAACCCCCTGTTCGCCGCCGTCGCGATGGCGGCCTCGTCGCTGCTCGTGGTGGCGAACTCGGCCCGGTCGATGGGTGACGGCGAGCGACCGGCCCCCGTGGGGCGCCCGGAGGTGACCGGCGCGTGA
- a CDS encoding DUF7546 family protein: protein MTTTEPVRVGPLSLPRRAVLVVGVLLALELLLLAWYLGTTTATVFAPRYLLYPFVWVNVGVLAVLGTAPVTGPSRRRLLAGVAATGYAGLLFVIDGSLALAARPPATGFHVMPLPPGWGPALAYDGATLTVTLFPYRVVGYAALAYLLYATLVEASRAALGGLLGLASCVSCTLPVLAAFVSGVAGGSVTAVATGLSYDLSTLVFVASVALLSWRPFGR, encoded by the coding sequence GTGACGACGACCGAACCGGTCCGCGTCGGTCCCCTCTCGCTCCCCCGGCGCGCGGTGCTGGTGGTCGGGGTGCTCCTCGCGCTCGAACTCCTCCTCCTCGCGTGGTACCTCGGGACGACGACGGCGACGGTGTTCGCGCCGCGTTACCTGCTCTACCCGTTCGTCTGGGTGAACGTCGGGGTGCTGGCGGTGCTCGGCACGGCGCCCGTGACCGGCCCCTCACGCCGACGACTGCTCGCGGGCGTCGCCGCGACCGGCTACGCCGGCCTCCTGTTCGTCATCGACGGGAGTCTGGCGCTCGCGGCACGACCCCCCGCGACCGGGTTCCACGTGATGCCGCTCCCGCCGGGGTGGGGCCCGGCGCTGGCCTACGACGGGGCGACGCTCACGGTGACGCTGTTCCCCTACCGGGTGGTGGGGTACGCCGCGCTGGCGTACCTGCTCTACGCGACGCTCGTCGAGGCCTCGCGCGCGGCGCTCGGTGGCCTCCTCGGCCTCGCCTCCTGTGTCTCCTGTACGCTCCCCGTCCTCGCGGCGTTCGTCTCGGGCGTCGCCGGCGGGTCGGTGACGGCCGTCGCCACCGGTCTCTCCTACGACCTCTCGACGCTCGTGTTCGTCGCGAGCGTGGCGCTGCTGTCCTGGCGGCCGTTCGGACGGTAG
- a CDS encoding ring-cleaving dioxygenase: MTTTPGLHHVTAIGGDPERNAGFYVDTLGLRLVKRTVNHDDTDTYHLYYGDGVGTPGTNVTFFPWTDTGRRGEFGAGQTQFTAFSVPESSYDYWRDRLESRSVRYSEHERFSQPVLQFADPDGIGPELVFHDGERPGEPWMEGPVPMEHQIRGFYGVTLAVSGAAPTAEILELVGFDRVDSEGDRTRYDTGADRLGTVVDLVETSLPRGQMGVGTVHHVAFEVATDEQEALRDELREAGLNATDPIDRKYFTAIYAREPGGVLFEFATPEPGFTVDEDPESLGERLTLPEWLEDERAEIEAALPAFEWDPDRERAPTATED, from the coding sequence ATGACCACGACACCCGGTCTCCACCACGTCACGGCCATCGGTGGCGACCCGGAGCGGAACGCGGGGTTCTACGTCGACACGCTCGGCTTGCGACTCGTCAAGCGGACCGTCAACCACGACGACACGGACACCTACCACCTCTACTACGGCGACGGCGTCGGGACGCCGGGGACGAACGTGACGTTCTTCCCGTGGACCGACACCGGCCGACGGGGCGAGTTCGGGGCGGGCCAGACCCAGTTCACGGCCTTCTCGGTCCCCGAGAGTTCCTACGACTACTGGCGCGACCGCCTCGAATCGCGGAGCGTGCGCTACTCCGAGCACGAGCGGTTCTCCCAGCCGGTCCTCCAGTTCGCCGACCCAGACGGCATCGGTCCCGAACTGGTCTTCCACGACGGGGAGCGCCCCGGCGAGCCGTGGATGGAGGGGCCGGTCCCGATGGAACACCAGATCCGTGGGTTCTACGGCGTCACGCTGGCCGTCTCCGGCGCCGCCCCGACCGCCGAGATACTGGAACTGGTCGGCTTCGACCGCGTCGACAGCGAGGGCGACCGGACCCGCTACGACACCGGCGCCGACCGCCTCGGCACCGTCGTCGACCTCGTCGAGACGTCGCTCCCGCGCGGACAGATGGGCGTCGGCACCGTCCACCACGTCGCGTTCGAGGTGGCCACGGACGAGCAGGAAGCCCTGCGTGACGAACTGCGCGAAGCGGGGCTGAACGCCACCGACCCCATCGACCGAAAGTACTTCACCGCCATCTACGCCCGCGAACCCGGCGGGGTGCTGTTCGAGTTCGCCACCCCGGAACCCGGCTTCACGGTCGACGAGGACCCCGAGTCGCTTGGCGAGCGCCTGACGCTGCCCGAGTGGCTCGAGGACGAGCGCGCGGAGATCGAGGCGGCGCTCCCCGCGTTCGAGTGGGACCCGGACCGCGAGCGCGCACCGACCGCGACCGAGGACTGA